A single Methylobacterium sp. 17Sr1-1 DNA region contains:
- a CDS encoding CsbD family protein — protein MTRRAPTTSTEQVKGSVKEAIGKLTGDVRVETEGRRQKGDADSPQGAGKRPPGTGPRED, from the coding sequence ATGACCAGGCGCGCGCCCACGACTTCCACCGAGCAGGTCAAGGGCTCGGTGAAGGAGGCCATCGGCAAGCTCACCGGCGACGTCCGGGTCGAGACCGAGGGCCGGCGTCAGAAGGGCGATGCCGATTCTCCGCAGGGTGCCGGCAAGCGCCCTCCGGGGACCGGACCTCGCGAGGACTGA
- a CDS encoding CsbD family protein, producing the protein MVDTNRITGAAKDLGGKIQSAVGDLTGSHRDSAEGRFREAQGAAENVYGQAKDTARHAAGKAQDFAGEAAGRAQDYAGRAGDRAQDFADEAQDYAQDAYERGSRSLRHGARQVSHQVAEYPLASLVIAGMVGFGLGLLVSANRD; encoded by the coding sequence ATGGTCGATACCAATCGCATCACCGGCGCCGCCAAGGACCTCGGCGGCAAGATCCAGAGCGCCGTCGGCGATCTGACCGGCTCGCACCGCGACTCGGCGGAAGGCCGCTTCCGCGAGGCGCAGGGCGCGGCGGAGAACGTCTACGGCCAGGCCAAGGACACCGCGCGTCACGCCGCCGGCAAGGCTCAGGATTTTGCCGGCGAGGCCGCCGGCAGGGCGCAGGACTATGCCGGCCGCGCCGGCGACCGGGCCCAGGATTTCGCCGACGAAGCGCAGGACTATGCGCAGGACGCCTACGAGCGCGGCAGCCGCTCCCTGCGCCACGGCGCCCGGCAGGTCAGCCACCAGGTCGCCGAGTACCCGCTCGCCTCGCTGGTGATCGCCGGCATGGTCGGCTTCGGCCTCGGCCTCCTCGTCAGCGCCAACCGCGACTGA
- a CDS encoding PhnA-like protein codes for MTIQTPVSPLSTAAQADTRAVLLNQVSWGAIFAGAVTALVTQVILNLVGVGIGLSSVGVNATDNPAASTVSMGAGLWFVVSGIVASLAGGAIAGRLSGKPLPGAAALHGLVSWAVTTLVVIYLITSAASGLVGGTLSTVSGALGGAGNLVGGTVQTAAQAAAPSLSKVQNPLEGIEDKVRQQAAGQDPQAARDAAVAAVRAVLTGDAAQKEQAKTRAADALAKAQNISPDQAKAQIDDYQKQYEQAVATAKQKAEAAAVAAKSAATQGAFYAAIALLLGAAAAFFGGRLGAPKLVGAYDTTRRV; via the coding sequence GTGACCATCCAGACCCCCGTTTCCCCCCTCTCGACCGCGGCGCAGGCCGATACCCGCGCGGTCCTGCTCAACCAGGTCTCCTGGGGCGCCATCTTCGCCGGCGCCGTCACCGCCCTGGTGACGCAGGTGATCCTCAACCTCGTCGGCGTCGGCATCGGCCTGTCCTCGGTCGGCGTGAACGCCACCGACAACCCGGCCGCCTCGACCGTCTCGATGGGCGCGGGCCTGTGGTTCGTGGTCTCGGGCATCGTCGCCTCGCTCGCCGGCGGCGCCATCGCGGGCCGGCTCTCCGGCAAGCCGCTGCCGGGCGCGGCCGCCCTGCACGGCCTGGTCTCCTGGGCGGTGACGACGCTCGTGGTCATCTACCTCATCACCTCGGCGGCGAGCGGCCTCGTCGGCGGCACCCTGAGCACGGTCTCGGGCGCGCTCGGCGGCGCCGGCAACCTCGTCGGCGGCACGGTGCAGACCGCAGCCCAGGCCGCGGCCCCCTCGCTGTCGAAGGTCCAGAACCCGCTCGAGGGCATCGAGGACAAGGTGCGCCAGCAGGCCGCCGGGCAGGACCCGCAGGCCGCCCGTGACGCCGCCGTGGCCGCCGTGCGCGCCGTGCTGACCGGCGACGCCGCCCAGAAGGAGCAGGCCAAGACCCGCGCCGCCGACGCCCTGGCCAAGGCCCAGAACATCTCGCCCGACCAGGCCAAGGCCCAGATCGACGACTACCAGAAGCAGTACGAGCAGGCGGTCGCCACCGCCAAGCAGAAGGCCGAGGCCGCGGCGGTCGCCGCCAAGTCGGCCGCGACGCAGGGCGCCTTCTACGCCGCGATCGCGCTGCTGCTCGGCGCCGCCGCCGCCTTCTTCGGCGGCCGCCTCGGCGCCCCGAAGCTGGTCGGCGCCTACGACACCACCCGCCGCGTCTGA
- a CDS encoding CsbD family protein, which yields MSSTTDKLKGLANEAVGNVKQGVGKVTGNDHLVAEGKAQELKGEAQRTVGEAKDGIKTVADHLTGRK from the coding sequence ATGAGCAGCACCACCGACAAGCTCAAGGGCCTGGCCAACGAGGCCGTCGGCAACGTCAAGCAGGGCGTCGGCAAGGTCACCGGCAACGACCACCTCGTCGCCGAAGGCAAGGCCCAGGAACTGAAGGGCGAGGCCCAGCGCACGGTCGGGGAGGCCAAGGACGGCATCAAGACCGTCGCCGACCATCTCACCGGCCGCAAGTAA
- a CDS encoding CsbD family protein: protein MNRDELRGASRHLKGRVQTALGGLRGDPAQQVRGAANQVAGGAQYAYGRARDRAEDLAEDGRHLAHTAREHAEDVADAARERAEDFAHTARKRADRALADGRHVAREARRRGDVYGRRALAYADGHRTNTVLGIAALAFAAGWLIRRKR from the coding sequence ATGAACCGCGATGAGTTGCGTGGCGCGTCCCGTCACCTGAAGGGCCGCGTCCAGACCGCCCTCGGCGGCCTCCGGGGCGATCCGGCCCAGCAGGTCCGCGGCGCCGCCAACCAGGTGGCCGGCGGGGCGCAATACGCCTATGGCCGCGCCCGCGACCGGGCCGAGGATCTCGCCGAGGACGGCCGCCACCTCGCCCACACGGCCCGCGAGCACGCCGAGGATGTCGCCGACGCCGCCCGCGAGCGGGCGGAAGACTTCGCCCACACGGCCCGCAAGCGCGCCGACCGGGCGCTGGCGGACGGACGCCACGTCGCCCGCGAGGCGCGCCGCCGCGGCGACGTTTACGGCCGGCGGGCCCTGGCCTATGCCGACGGGCACCGCACCAACACCGTGCTCGGCATCGCCGCCCTCGCCTTCGCGGCGGGTTGGCTGATCCGCCGCAAGCGCTAA
- a CDS encoding alpha/beta hydrolase: MTAPALTPARPLPPAAGLALAGAALLGAGAVENGRRARAAERATPPVGRFVEVGGTRLHVLERGRGPALVLLHGNGSLIQDWLVSGLVDAAARSHRVIAVDRPGFGYSERPRSRIWTPMMQAGLIRGALHSLGVGEATVLGHSWGAQVAIALALQDPARVRALVLESGYYFPSPRIDGLLFAAQGLPGLGDLLTHTVAPVASRLLWPRILSRLFGPSPVPGRFSRDFPVEMVLRPSQLRSAAAESALMVPDAFALRPHYGDLRMPVTILSGTGDRLLSHAGQAVALHHRIPGSRLVAVEGAGHMLHQIAPDRVLAAVAGA; the protein is encoded by the coding sequence ATGACAGCTCCCGCCCTGACCCCCGCCCGCCCTCTCCCGCCCGCCGCCGGCCTGGCCCTCGCGGGAGCCGCCCTTCTGGGCGCCGGCGCGGTCGAGAACGGGCGCCGGGCCCGCGCGGCCGAGCGGGCGACGCCGCCGGTCGGGCGCTTCGTCGAGGTCGGCGGCACGCGGCTGCACGTGCTGGAGCGCGGGCGCGGGCCGGCCCTCGTGCTGCTGCACGGCAACGGCAGCCTGATCCAGGACTGGCTCGTCAGCGGTCTCGTCGACGCGGCGGCGCGGTCGCACCGGGTGATCGCGGTCGACCGGCCCGGCTTCGGCTACAGCGAGCGGCCGCGCAGCCGGATCTGGACGCCGATGATGCAGGCCGGGCTGATCCGCGGCGCCCTGCACAGCCTCGGGGTCGGGGAGGCGACGGTGCTCGGCCATTCCTGGGGAGCGCAGGTGGCCATCGCGCTGGCGCTCCAGGATCCGGCCCGGGTGCGGGCCCTTGTCCTCGAATCCGGCTACTACTTCCCATCGCCGCGGATCGACGGCCTGCTCTTCGCAGCCCAAGGCCTGCCCGGCCTCGGCGACCTTCTCACCCACACCGTCGCTCCGGTGGCGAGCCGCCTGCTCTGGCCGCGCATCCTGTCGCGGCTGTTCGGGCCGAGCCCGGTGCCCGGGCGCTTCTCCCGCGACTTCCCGGTCGAGATGGTCTTGCGCCCCTCGCAGCTGCGCAGCGCGGCCGCCGAATCGGCGCTGATGGTGCCGGACGCCTTCGCGCTCCGGCCGCATTACGGGGACCTGCGGATGCCGGTGACGATCCTGTCCGGCACCGGCGATCGCCTGCTCTCCCATGCCGGTCAGGCGGTGGCGCTCCATCACCGGATTCCCGGCAGCCGCCTCGTCGCGGTGGAGGGCGCCGGCCACATGCTGCACCAGATCGCCCCCGACCGGGTGCTCGCGGCCGTCGCCGGCGCCTGA